Proteins encoded within one genomic window of Oncorhynchus nerka isolate Pitt River linkage group LG9b, Oner_Uvic_2.0, whole genome shotgun sequence:
- the LOC135565727 gene encoding GTP-binding protein Rheb-like — translation MPQPKSRKIAILGYRSVGKSSLTIQFVEGQFVDSYDPTIENTFTKMITINGQEYHLQLVDTAGQDEYSIFPQTYSIDINGYILVYSVTSNKSFEVVHIIHCN, via the exons ATGCCGCAGCCCAAATCACGAAAAATCGCCATTCTCGGGTACAGATCCGTAG GAAAGTCCTCGCTGACGATCCAGTTTGTGGAAGGCCAGTTTGTGGACTCCTATGATCCAACGATAGAAAACA CGTTTACCAAGATGATCACGATAAACGGACAAGAATACCACCTGCAGTTGGTAGACACAGCGGGACAG gATGAATACTCTATATTTCCTCAGACCTATTCCATAGATATCAATGGATACATCTTGGTCTACTCTGTCACGTCTAATAAAAG TTTTGAAGTAGTTCATATTATCCACTGTAACTGA